CTTCCGGCGCGGGAGAGTGAAGTGTGAGATCGCGCTGGCCAAGGGCAAGCAGCTTTGGGATAAGCGCGAGACCGAGCGCCGCAGGACGGCCGACAAAGAAGCGCGTGAAGCGATTGCCAGGTCGAGAAAGAGTTAGATACCTACACCCACCACGGAGGCACTGAGACACGGAGCTAGAAAAAGAAAGAAAGTGATTCCCTCCGTGCCTCCGTGTCTCCGTGGTGAAAAGAGATTCTTATGAAGACGACCCTTGTTACCAGCAGCGCAGCTCAACTCGAGACCGAATGCCTTGCCGTGATCGCGCTCGACCACGGCGAAAAAGACAAGAACGCTCCCCAGCTCTCCCCTGCCGACGCGGCGCTCGATGCCGCCGCGGCCGAACTCATCGCGTCCGGCGAGGTGAAGGGCAAGATGTTCGAGGCCGTGATGCTGCACCGTCCCGCCGGCCTCAAGGCCAAGCGTCTGCTGGTGATCGGCGGCGGCAAGGTGAAGGATTTTTCGTCCTACGAGCTGCGCAAGATGGCGGGGACGGCTGTCCGCTTCCTCAAGCCGAAGGGCATCAAGAGCTTCGCCTTCGTTGCGCCAGAATTGCAGATGACGCCGCAGTCGGGCATGGCGGATTCCGTCCGCTCGGTGGTGGAAGGCGCGCTCGTCGGCGACTTTGATCCTGACACCTATAAGTCCGACCGTAAAGACCTGGCCATGCAGGAGATGAGCGTCGTGGCGCCGGCGTCATCCAGCGGCGATCAGAGGGCCCTGCAGGCGGCCATCGACCAGGCACGCATCATCGGCGAATCGCAGAACTTCACGCGTGAACTGGTCAACGAGCCCGGCAACCGCATGACTCCGACGATGCTTGCCGACCGCGCGAAGAAGATGTGCGAGGCGGTGAAGTCGCCGCACTTGAAGTGCGAGGTGCTCGACGGAGCGAAGATCCGCGAATTGAAGATGGGAGCGTTCTGGTCGGTCTCGCAAGGCTCGGACGAGCCACCCGCGCTCATCGTGATGACCTACACGCCGCCCGGAGCGCCGGAGAAGCCGGTGCTGGGCCTCGTCGGAAAAGGGATCACTTTCGATTCTGGCGGCATCTCCATCAAGCCATCGGACGGCATGGAGAAGATGAAGTACGACATGGCCGGGGGCGCGGCGATGATCGGTGCGATGCGCGCCATCGCGCTGCTGCAACCGAAGGTGAAGGTCATTGGCATCGTGTGCGCGTCGGAGAACATGCCCAGCGGGCACGCGCAAAAGCCGGGCGACGTGCAAATCGCGATGAGCGGCAAGTCCATCGAGATCATCAATACCGACGCCGAAGGCCGCCTCGTGCTGGCCGACGGATTGTTCTACGCGCGCCAGCTCGGCTGCACGCACCTGATCGACGCGGCCACGCTCACCGGTGCGTGCGTGGTGGCGCTCGGCATGATCAACGCCGGCGTCTTCGCCAATGACGACGCCATGTACGAGCGCTTCCGCCACGCGCTCGAGCGTGCGGGCGAGAAGATGTGGCGGCTGCCACTCGATCCCGAATACCAGGAAATGATCAAGAGCGGCATCGCCGACATCGTGAACTCCGGCGGACGCTGGGGCGGCGCCGTCACCGCCGCCATGTTCCTCAAGGAATTCGTGGATGAGACGCCGTGGATCCACCTCGACATCGCGGGCGTCGCGTGGATGGAGCAGGACAAGAGCTGGATCGCCAAGGGACCAACCGGCATCGCGGTGCGCTCGCTGGTGGAGTTCGTGAGGGACGTCGCGGCGAATGGCGCGCCGTAGCCGCTTGGACAACGACGTGGGGCTCTAACGCATCCCGGAGGCAGTCGCGCCGGCCGCAGCGCCGGTCGCAACCAGGATGGGCTTTTTCTCTCCCGTCGAGATGAAGTCGCGGATGAACCGCTTGCAGTGGTTTATCTGCACCAGCTTCTCGAAGCCCAGCGCGGCGAGGAAAAATATCATGACGATGCCGACGCCGATCAGCGCCTCGGAGCGTTTTTCCGCAGGCAGAGCGAACGCGCCGAAGAATGCCAACGTCAGGAAAAGCAGCTCCGCCACAAGGTAGACCTCGGCGATCACCGCCAGCACTCCCATGCCGGTTGCGCCGCTATAGAAGTAGCCGCCACCGGGGATGAGCAACGCCCGCTTCCGCATAGTGCGCTCGTCCTTGAAGACGAGCCCGCAACCAGCGCACTGATAAACCTGGGGCGTGAGTGCCTGCAAACATTCCGGGCATAACGAGACCAGGCCCGCGGAAACCGTGGCGCCGGTGTTCTGTGCGGTGAAAACCCGCAGCAGCACCGCTATCTTCTTCGCATCCCGCCGCTTCAACCTCCAGAAGCGGTCTTTCTTCCCCGTGCCGTAACGCAGTTCCAGCACTTTCGAAAGCACGCCACCCACCTTGGCCGCGGCCAGTGCCGGGTATGCGATCACGCGCGCGCTTCCCTTCGGCGCCCCTGCATAGGTCACCGGCAGGCAGATCACGCGTTCATTGGTGAACACCAT
This Acidobacteriota bacterium DNA region includes the following protein-coding sequences:
- a CDS encoding leucyl aminopeptidase, with product MKTTLVTSSAAQLETECLAVIALDHGEKDKNAPQLSPADAALDAAAAELIASGEVKGKMFEAVMLHRPAGLKAKRLLVIGGGKVKDFSSYELRKMAGTAVRFLKPKGIKSFAFVAPELQMTPQSGMADSVRSVVEGALVGDFDPDTYKSDRKDLAMQEMSVVAPASSSGDQRALQAAIDQARIIGESQNFTRELVNEPGNRMTPTMLADRAKKMCEAVKSPHLKCEVLDGAKIRELKMGAFWSVSQGSDEPPALIVMTYTPPGAPEKPVLGLVGKGITFDSGGISIKPSDGMEKMKYDMAGGAAMIGAMRAIALLQPKVKVIGIVCASENMPSGHAQKPGDVQIAMSGKSIEIINTDAEGRLVLADGLFYARQLGCTHLIDAATLTGACVVALGMINAGVFANDDAMYERFRHALERAGEKMWRLPLDPEYQEMIKSGIADIVNSGGRWGGAVTAAMFLKEFVDETPWIHLDIAGVAWMEQDKSWIAKGPTGIAVRSLVEFVRDVAANGAP